One part of the Alosa alosa isolate M-15738 ecotype Scorff River chromosome 4, AALO_Geno_1.1, whole genome shotgun sequence genome encodes these proteins:
- the LOC125293129 gene encoding kelch-like protein 12 isoform X1, whose amino-acid sequence MNLSFASGSSTNSSLRLQTIRVKPLRDTSCSSHDVSGGRFLIDCLVRCFPPVLLRSSSTLASPPAIAMAPKDIMTNSHAKSILNAMNSLRKSNTLCDITLRVDSADFPAHRIVLAACSDYFCAMFTSELSEKGKSFVDIQGLTASTMEILLDFVYTETVLVTVENVQELLPAACLLQLKGVKRACCDFLNSQLDPTNCLGIRDFAEMHNCLDLMQAAELFSQKHFSEVVQHEEFMLLCQNEVEKLIKCDEIQVDSEEPVFEAVINWVKHNRKEREPYLPHMLEHVRMPLLTPRYITDVIDAEPLIRCSLPCRDLVDEAKKFHLRPELRSEMQGPRTQARLGAKEVLLVIGGFGSQQSPIDVVEKYDPKTQEWSFLPNIARKRRYVATVALNDRVYVIGGYDGRSRLSSVECLDYTADEDGVWYTVATMNVRRGLAGATTLGDMIYVAGGFDGSRRHTSMERYDPNIDQWSMLGDMQTAREGAGLVVASGLIYCLGGYDGLNILNSVERYDPHTGHWTSVTPMSAKRSGAGVALLNDHIYVVGGFDGTSHLSSVEVYNIRTDYWTTVAPMTTPRCYVGATVLRGRLYAIAGYDGNSLLSSIECYDPVIDSWEVVTSMATQRCDAGVCVLREK is encoded by the exons ATGAATCTGTCATTCGCGTCTGGTTCCTCTACCAATTCTTCCCTCCGTCTGCAGACAATACGAGTCAAACCACTCCGTGACACAAGCTGCAGTAGTCATGAT GTGAGCGGAGGCCGGTTCCTCATTGACTGCTTGGTTCGCTGTTTCCCTCCTGTCCTGCTGAGATCCTCCAGCACCCTGGCGAGCCCACCAGCTATCGCCATGGCGCCCAAAGACATCATGACCAACTCTCATGCCAAGTCTATCCTGAACGCCATGAATTCGCTGCGGAAGAGTAACACGCTGTGTGACATCACGCTGCGCGTCGACAGCGCCGACTTCCCTGCTCACCGCATTGTCCTGGCAGCCTGCAGCGACTACTTCTGTGCCATGTTCACCAGCGAG CTCTCGGAGAAAGGGAAGTCATTTGTGGACATCCAGGGCCTGACTGCGTCCACCATGGAGATCCTGCTGGACTTTGTGTACACTGAGACCGTACTGGTTACCGTGGAGAATGTGCAGGAGCTCCTGCCTGCAGCCTGTCTTCTGCAGCTGAAAG GGGTCAAGAGGGCGTGCTGCGACTTCCTGAACAGCCAGCTGGACCCGACGAACTGCCTGGGCATCCGGGATTTTGCAGAGATGCACAACTGCCTGGACCTGATGCAGGCGGCCGAGCTCTTCTCCCAGAAGCACTTCTCCGAGGTGGTGCAGCACGAGGAGTTTATGCTGCTCTGCCAGAACGAGGTGGAGAAGCTCATCAAGTGTGATGAGATCCAG gtggattCAGAGGAGCCGGTGTTTGAGGCTGTGATTAACTGGGTGAAACACAACCGTAAGGAGAGAGAGCCCTACCTGCCTCACATGCTAGAACACGTCCGAATGCCACTACTCACACCACGCTACATTACCGACGTTATCGACGCtgag cccCTGATTCGCTGCAGTCTGCCTTGTAGAGATTTGGTCGACGAAGCCAAGAAGTTCCACCTGCGTCCTGAGTTAAGAAGCGAGATGCAGGGACCCCGCACACAGGCACGCCTAG GGGCTAAAGAAGTGCTGCTGGTGATTGGAGGCTTTGGCAGTCAGCAGTCCCCCATAGACGTGGTGGAGAAGTACGACCCCAAGACACAGGAGTGGAGCTTCCTGCCT AATATCGCCCGGAAGCGGCGCTATGTGGCGACTGTTGCCCTTAACGACCGCGTGTACGTGATCGGCGGGTATGACGGCCGCTCGCGGCTCAGCTCAGTGGAGTGTCTGGACTACACGGCGGACGAGGACGGCGTCTGGTACACCGTGGCAACCATGAACGTGCGCCGCGGCCTGGCGGGGGCCACCACCCTCGGAG ACATGATCTACGTGGCAGGGGGGTTTGACGGCAGTCGGAGACACACCAGCATGGAACGTTACGACCCCAACATCGACCAGTGGAGCATGCTTGGAGATATGCAGACGGCCAGGGAGGGCGCCGGACTAGTGGTGGCCAGCGGCCTCATCTACTGTCTCG gtggatATGATGGGCTGAACATTCTGAACTCAGTGGAGCGCTACGACCCCCACACAGGACACTGGACCAGCGTCACACCCATGTCTGCCAAGCGCTCag gtgcggGCGTAGCGCTGTTGAATGACCACATCTACGTGGTGGGTGGCTTTGACGGGACGTCCCACCTGTCGTCCGTGGAGGTGTACAACATCCGCACCGACTACTGGACCACCGTGGCGCCCATGACAACGCCGCGCTGCTACGTGGGGGCCACCGTCCTCAGAGGGAGACTCTACGCCATCgcagg ctaTGACGGAAACTCGCTCCTGAGCAGCATCGAATGCTACGACCCGGTGATTGACAGCTGGGAGGTGGTGACTTCCATGGCCACGCAGCGATGtgatgcaggagtgtgtgttctcCGAGAGAAATGA
- the LOC125293129 gene encoding kelch-like protein 12 isoform X2 — MHEVSGGRFLIDCLVRCFPPVLLRSSSTLASPPAIAMAPKDIMTNSHAKSILNAMNSLRKSNTLCDITLRVDSADFPAHRIVLAACSDYFCAMFTSELSEKGKSFVDIQGLTASTMEILLDFVYTETVLVTVENVQELLPAACLLQLKGVKRACCDFLNSQLDPTNCLGIRDFAEMHNCLDLMQAAELFSQKHFSEVVQHEEFMLLCQNEVEKLIKCDEIQVDSEEPVFEAVINWVKHNRKEREPYLPHMLEHVRMPLLTPRYITDVIDAEPLIRCSLPCRDLVDEAKKFHLRPELRSEMQGPRTQARLGAKEVLLVIGGFGSQQSPIDVVEKYDPKTQEWSFLPNIARKRRYVATVALNDRVYVIGGYDGRSRLSSVECLDYTADEDGVWYTVATMNVRRGLAGATTLGDMIYVAGGFDGSRRHTSMERYDPNIDQWSMLGDMQTAREGAGLVVASGLIYCLGGYDGLNILNSVERYDPHTGHWTSVTPMSAKRSGAGVALLNDHIYVVGGFDGTSHLSSVEVYNIRTDYWTTVAPMTTPRCYVGATVLRGRLYAIAGYDGNSLLSSIECYDPVIDSWEVVTSMATQRCDAGVCVLREK, encoded by the exons ATGCATGAG GTGAGCGGAGGCCGGTTCCTCATTGACTGCTTGGTTCGCTGTTTCCCTCCTGTCCTGCTGAGATCCTCCAGCACCCTGGCGAGCCCACCAGCTATCGCCATGGCGCCCAAAGACATCATGACCAACTCTCATGCCAAGTCTATCCTGAACGCCATGAATTCGCTGCGGAAGAGTAACACGCTGTGTGACATCACGCTGCGCGTCGACAGCGCCGACTTCCCTGCTCACCGCATTGTCCTGGCAGCCTGCAGCGACTACTTCTGTGCCATGTTCACCAGCGAG CTCTCGGAGAAAGGGAAGTCATTTGTGGACATCCAGGGCCTGACTGCGTCCACCATGGAGATCCTGCTGGACTTTGTGTACACTGAGACCGTACTGGTTACCGTGGAGAATGTGCAGGAGCTCCTGCCTGCAGCCTGTCTTCTGCAGCTGAAAG GGGTCAAGAGGGCGTGCTGCGACTTCCTGAACAGCCAGCTGGACCCGACGAACTGCCTGGGCATCCGGGATTTTGCAGAGATGCACAACTGCCTGGACCTGATGCAGGCGGCCGAGCTCTTCTCCCAGAAGCACTTCTCCGAGGTGGTGCAGCACGAGGAGTTTATGCTGCTCTGCCAGAACGAGGTGGAGAAGCTCATCAAGTGTGATGAGATCCAG gtggattCAGAGGAGCCGGTGTTTGAGGCTGTGATTAACTGGGTGAAACACAACCGTAAGGAGAGAGAGCCCTACCTGCCTCACATGCTAGAACACGTCCGAATGCCACTACTCACACCACGCTACATTACCGACGTTATCGACGCtgag cccCTGATTCGCTGCAGTCTGCCTTGTAGAGATTTGGTCGACGAAGCCAAGAAGTTCCACCTGCGTCCTGAGTTAAGAAGCGAGATGCAGGGACCCCGCACACAGGCACGCCTAG GGGCTAAAGAAGTGCTGCTGGTGATTGGAGGCTTTGGCAGTCAGCAGTCCCCCATAGACGTGGTGGAGAAGTACGACCCCAAGACACAGGAGTGGAGCTTCCTGCCT AATATCGCCCGGAAGCGGCGCTATGTGGCGACTGTTGCCCTTAACGACCGCGTGTACGTGATCGGCGGGTATGACGGCCGCTCGCGGCTCAGCTCAGTGGAGTGTCTGGACTACACGGCGGACGAGGACGGCGTCTGGTACACCGTGGCAACCATGAACGTGCGCCGCGGCCTGGCGGGGGCCACCACCCTCGGAG ACATGATCTACGTGGCAGGGGGGTTTGACGGCAGTCGGAGACACACCAGCATGGAACGTTACGACCCCAACATCGACCAGTGGAGCATGCTTGGAGATATGCAGACGGCCAGGGAGGGCGCCGGACTAGTGGTGGCCAGCGGCCTCATCTACTGTCTCG gtggatATGATGGGCTGAACATTCTGAACTCAGTGGAGCGCTACGACCCCCACACAGGACACTGGACCAGCGTCACACCCATGTCTGCCAAGCGCTCag gtgcggGCGTAGCGCTGTTGAATGACCACATCTACGTGGTGGGTGGCTTTGACGGGACGTCCCACCTGTCGTCCGTGGAGGTGTACAACATCCGCACCGACTACTGGACCACCGTGGCGCCCATGACAACGCCGCGCTGCTACGTGGGGGCCACCGTCCTCAGAGGGAGACTCTACGCCATCgcagg ctaTGACGGAAACTCGCTCCTGAGCAGCATCGAATGCTACGACCCGGTGATTGACAGCTGGGAGGTGGTGACTTCCATGGCCACGCAGCGATGtgatgcaggagtgtgtgttctcCGAGAGAAATGA
- the LOC125293129 gene encoding kelch-like protein 12 isoform X3: protein MAPKDIMTNSHAKSILNAMNSLRKSNTLCDITLRVDSADFPAHRIVLAACSDYFCAMFTSELSEKGKSFVDIQGLTASTMEILLDFVYTETVLVTVENVQELLPAACLLQLKGVKRACCDFLNSQLDPTNCLGIRDFAEMHNCLDLMQAAELFSQKHFSEVVQHEEFMLLCQNEVEKLIKCDEIQVDSEEPVFEAVINWVKHNRKEREPYLPHMLEHVRMPLLTPRYITDVIDAEPLIRCSLPCRDLVDEAKKFHLRPELRSEMQGPRTQARLGAKEVLLVIGGFGSQQSPIDVVEKYDPKTQEWSFLPNIARKRRYVATVALNDRVYVIGGYDGRSRLSSVECLDYTADEDGVWYTVATMNVRRGLAGATTLGDMIYVAGGFDGSRRHTSMERYDPNIDQWSMLGDMQTAREGAGLVVASGLIYCLGGYDGLNILNSVERYDPHTGHWTSVTPMSAKRSGAGVALLNDHIYVVGGFDGTSHLSSVEVYNIRTDYWTTVAPMTTPRCYVGATVLRGRLYAIAGYDGNSLLSSIECYDPVIDSWEVVTSMATQRCDAGVCVLREK from the exons ATGGCGCCCAAAGACATCATGACCAACTCTCATGCCAAGTCTATCCTGAACGCCATGAATTCGCTGCGGAAGAGTAACACGCTGTGTGACATCACGCTGCGCGTCGACAGCGCCGACTTCCCTGCTCACCGCATTGTCCTGGCAGCCTGCAGCGACTACTTCTGTGCCATGTTCACCAGCGAG CTCTCGGAGAAAGGGAAGTCATTTGTGGACATCCAGGGCCTGACTGCGTCCACCATGGAGATCCTGCTGGACTTTGTGTACACTGAGACCGTACTGGTTACCGTGGAGAATGTGCAGGAGCTCCTGCCTGCAGCCTGTCTTCTGCAGCTGAAAG GGGTCAAGAGGGCGTGCTGCGACTTCCTGAACAGCCAGCTGGACCCGACGAACTGCCTGGGCATCCGGGATTTTGCAGAGATGCACAACTGCCTGGACCTGATGCAGGCGGCCGAGCTCTTCTCCCAGAAGCACTTCTCCGAGGTGGTGCAGCACGAGGAGTTTATGCTGCTCTGCCAGAACGAGGTGGAGAAGCTCATCAAGTGTGATGAGATCCAG gtggattCAGAGGAGCCGGTGTTTGAGGCTGTGATTAACTGGGTGAAACACAACCGTAAGGAGAGAGAGCCCTACCTGCCTCACATGCTAGAACACGTCCGAATGCCACTACTCACACCACGCTACATTACCGACGTTATCGACGCtgag cccCTGATTCGCTGCAGTCTGCCTTGTAGAGATTTGGTCGACGAAGCCAAGAAGTTCCACCTGCGTCCTGAGTTAAGAAGCGAGATGCAGGGACCCCGCACACAGGCACGCCTAG GGGCTAAAGAAGTGCTGCTGGTGATTGGAGGCTTTGGCAGTCAGCAGTCCCCCATAGACGTGGTGGAGAAGTACGACCCCAAGACACAGGAGTGGAGCTTCCTGCCT AATATCGCCCGGAAGCGGCGCTATGTGGCGACTGTTGCCCTTAACGACCGCGTGTACGTGATCGGCGGGTATGACGGCCGCTCGCGGCTCAGCTCAGTGGAGTGTCTGGACTACACGGCGGACGAGGACGGCGTCTGGTACACCGTGGCAACCATGAACGTGCGCCGCGGCCTGGCGGGGGCCACCACCCTCGGAG ACATGATCTACGTGGCAGGGGGGTTTGACGGCAGTCGGAGACACACCAGCATGGAACGTTACGACCCCAACATCGACCAGTGGAGCATGCTTGGAGATATGCAGACGGCCAGGGAGGGCGCCGGACTAGTGGTGGCCAGCGGCCTCATCTACTGTCTCG gtggatATGATGGGCTGAACATTCTGAACTCAGTGGAGCGCTACGACCCCCACACAGGACACTGGACCAGCGTCACACCCATGTCTGCCAAGCGCTCag gtgcggGCGTAGCGCTGTTGAATGACCACATCTACGTGGTGGGTGGCTTTGACGGGACGTCCCACCTGTCGTCCGTGGAGGTGTACAACATCCGCACCGACTACTGGACCACCGTGGCGCCCATGACAACGCCGCGCTGCTACGTGGGGGCCACCGTCCTCAGAGGGAGACTCTACGCCATCgcagg ctaTGACGGAAACTCGCTCCTGAGCAGCATCGAATGCTACGACCCGGTGATTGACAGCTGGGAGGTGGTGACTTCCATGGCCACGCAGCGATGtgatgcaggagtgtgtgttctcCGAGAGAAATGA
- the adipor1b gene encoding adiponectin receptor protein 1b: MTARGHASRNAAHRTFLEEEPELQGPVLNENPLGHRPRPRDPPEPELMDPEPDPEVTELGPLLGAASPVSSPRGASAFPEDEEEDDEEGTHVITLPLQAHHAMEKMEEFVHKMWEGRWRVIPYQLLPEWLKDNEYLQHGHRPPMPSFKACFGSIFRIHTETGNIWTHMLGLILFICLGTLTMLRPNVYFMAPLQEKVVFGMFFLGAVLCLGFSWIFHTVYCHSEKVSRTFSKLDYSGIALLIMGSFVPWLYYSFYCSPQPRLIYLSVVCVLGIAAIIVAQWDRFATPQHRHTRAGVFMGLGLSGIVPTMHFTIAEGFVKAITEGQMGWFYLMGAMYITGAGLYAARVPERYFPGKCDIWFQSHQIFHVLVVAAAFIHFYGVSNLQEFRYGLSGGCTDDSLL; this comes from the exons ATGACGGCCCGCGGCCATGCCTCGCGTAATGCAGCCCACCGAACGTTCCTGGAGGAAGAACCGGAACTGCAGGGCCCGGTTCTAAATGAGAACCCGCTTGGCCACAGGCCGCGACCCAGAGATCCTCCGGAGCCAGAGCTGATGGACCCAGAGCCGGACCCAGAGGTGACCGAGCTGGGACCCCTTCTGGGGGCGGCATCCCCCGTTTCCAGCCCCCGC gGTGCATCAGCATTCcctgaggatgaggaagaggacgaTGAGGAAGGGACGCACGTGATAACACTCCCACTGCAGGCACATCATGCCatggagaagatggaggagtTTGTGCACAAG atGTGGGAGGGCCGCTGGCGTGTGATCCCGTACCAGCTGCTGCCAGAGTGGCTGAAGGATAACGAGTACCTCCAGCACGGGCACCGCCCCCCCATGCCCTCCTTCAAGGCCTGCTTCGGGAGCATCTTCAGGATCCACACCGAGACTGGCAACATCTGGACACACATGCTGG GTCTGATCCTGTTCATATGTCTGGGGACGCTGACGATGCTGCGGCCGAACGTGTACTTCATGGCGCCGCTGCAGGAGAAGGTGGTGTTCGGAATGTTCTTCCTGGGCGCCGTGCTCTGCCTCGGCTTCTCCTGGATCTTCCACACCGTCTACTGCCACTCCGAGAAAGTCTCACGCACCTTCTCCAA gttggaCTACTCTGGCATTGCGCTGCTGATCATGGGTTCGTTTGTGCCGTGGCTCTACTACTCGTTCTACTGCTCGCCCCAGCCGCGGCTCATCTAcctctctgtggtgtgtgtgctcggGATCGCCGCCATCATCGTGGCCCAATGGGACCGCTTCGCCACGCCGCAGCACCGACACACCAGAGCCg gtGTGTTCATGGGTCTGGGCTTGAGTGGCATAGTACCCACGATGCACTTCACCATTGCGGAGGGCTTTGTGAAGGCGATCACAGAGGGCCAGATGGGCTGGTTCTACCTGATGGGCGCCATGTACATCACGGGAGCTGGCCTGTACGCCGCCCGCGTCCCCGAGCGCTACTTCCCCGGCAAGTGCGACATCTGG tTCCAGTCCCACCAGATCTTCCACGTGCTGGTGGTGGCGGCCGCCTTCATCCACTTCTATGGCGTCTCCAACCTGCAGGAGTTCCGCTATGGCCTGAGCGGGGGCTGCACGGACGACTCCCTGCTCTGA